In a single window of the Terriglobales bacterium genome:
- a CDS encoding alpha/beta fold hydrolase, with protein sequence MLRRTLLAVLFLTPLLALASDPPAARDVDITAPDGFKLRATYYAAAKPGPGVILLHMCNTDRKSWAPLAPQLAAAGINALALDYRGFGESGALPKDADQQKLAEVRQHWPADIETAYAYLLSQPGVDRTRMGAAGGSCGVQNAVQLASKHPEVKSLVLLAGPTNADGIRFLQQNPWLPVFAAAAADDQYDSDAPRAMKWITEISGNPRNQFMGFAEGKHGTEIFVPHPELPKAIVAWYADTLVKSPADANAPVRVKHSAAADFWAALGSPGGAAKAVEIYHRARKKDPQAYLFPESALNLAVYARIQSIETKEAVELAKLNTEAYPNSANTYDTLSDAYANDGQIDKALEAAKKCLALLPADRGNKEFKDLVRQSAEVKIKKLEPAAKKQ encoded by the coding sequence TTGCTCCGACGCACGCTGCTTGCAGTCCTGTTCCTGACACCGCTTCTGGCACTTGCTTCCGATCCGCCGGCGGCGCGCGATGTGGACATCACCGCGCCTGACGGCTTCAAGCTGCGGGCCACCTACTACGCCGCGGCCAAGCCCGGCCCGGGAGTGATCCTGTTGCATATGTGCAACACCGACCGCAAGTCGTGGGCGCCGCTGGCGCCGCAGCTCGCGGCGGCCGGCATCAACGCTCTCGCCTTGGATTACCGCGGATTTGGAGAGAGCGGCGCTCTGCCGAAGGATGCCGACCAGCAAAAACTGGCGGAAGTGCGGCAACATTGGCCGGCTGACATTGAGACCGCGTATGCGTACCTGCTGTCGCAGCCGGGCGTGGACAGGACGCGCATGGGCGCCGCCGGCGGCAGTTGCGGGGTCCAGAATGCAGTACAGCTGGCGAGCAAGCATCCGGAAGTGAAGTCCCTGGTGCTGCTGGCCGGACCGACCAATGCGGACGGTATCCGGTTCCTGCAACAGAATCCCTGGCTGCCGGTCTTCGCCGCCGCCGCGGCCGACGACCAGTACGATTCCGACGCGCCCCGCGCCATGAAGTGGATCACTGAGATATCGGGAAACCCGCGCAACCAGTTCATGGGCTTCGCCGAGGGCAAGCACGGGACCGAGATCTTTGTCCCCCACCCGGAGCTTCCGAAGGCGATCGTAGCGTGGTACGCGGACACACTGGTCAAGTCGCCGGCCGACGCCAACGCCCCGGTCAGGGTGAAGCATTCGGCAGCGGCCGACTTCTGGGCGGCCCTGGGGTCGCCGGGCGGAGCGGCGAAGGCCGTCGAGATCTATCACCGGGCGCGGAAAAAGGACCCGCAGGCCTACCTCTTCCCCGAGAGCGCGCTCAACCTGGCGGTCTATGCCCGCATACAGTCCATCGAGACCAAGGAGGCGGTCGAATTAGCCAAACTGAACACCGAGGCCTATCCGAACTCCGCCAACACCTACGACACTCTGTCCGACGCCTACGCCAACGACGGGCAGATCGATAAGGCGCTGGAAGCGGCGAAGAAATGCCTCGCGCTGCTGCCCGCAGACAGGGGCAACAAGGAATTCAAGGACCTAGTGCGGCAAAGCGCCGAGGTGAAGATCAAGAAGCTGGAACCGGCGGCCAAGAAGCAGTGA
- the miaB gene encoding tRNA (N6-isopentenyl adenosine(37)-C2)-methylthiotransferase MiaB, protein MAASNAKTFYLETFGCQMNFHDSEKVIGTLMSQGYRQVEAEEEADLILYNTCSIRDKAEQKVFHRLADFRSLQQQGKRFGVLGCVAQQEGEKIFARAPHVSLVCGSASYRHLPEMLVEIEEGKSRVTGLDDRQTDETFETEFTARSNPHRGYITIIEGCDKFCAYCVVPFTRGKERSRTSESVLAEARQMADQGFTEIQLLGQNVNSYRDPAGKKSFAALLAAVGEVPGIRRVRFTTSHPRDFTPEIVQAIDSVPTLCDHVHLPVQSGSSRVLRLMAREYTREEYLERIAWMRSAKRPISITTDVIVGFPGETDDDFEQTISLLHLVGYDGAFTFKYSPRPNTPALSMADSIPEAEKAQRLAILNDRQREIQKERYQKHLGETLEVMVEGKNARGQVVGRTSQNKPLNFTHQQLIDPAAGAYVRVRVTQTFPNSLVGEMLG, encoded by the coding sequence ATGGCTGCCAGCAACGCCAAGACGTTCTACCTCGAGACCTTCGGCTGCCAGATGAACTTCCACGACTCGGAGAAGGTCATCGGCACCCTGATGAGCCAGGGCTACCGCCAGGTCGAGGCCGAAGAAGAAGCCGACCTCATCCTCTACAACACCTGTTCCATCCGCGACAAGGCGGAGCAGAAGGTCTTCCACCGCTTGGCTGACTTCCGCTCGCTGCAGCAGCAGGGCAAGCGCTTCGGCGTGCTGGGCTGCGTGGCCCAGCAGGAAGGCGAGAAGATCTTCGCTCGAGCCCCCCACGTGTCGCTGGTCTGCGGCTCGGCCTCCTACCGCCACCTTCCCGAGATGCTGGTGGAGATCGAGGAAGGGAAGTCACGGGTCACCGGACTCGACGACCGCCAGACGGACGAGACCTTTGAGACCGAGTTCACCGCCCGCAGCAACCCGCACCGCGGATACATCACCATCATCGAAGGTTGCGACAAGTTCTGCGCCTACTGCGTGGTGCCTTTCACGCGCGGCAAGGAACGCAGCCGCACCTCGGAGTCGGTGCTGGCCGAGGCACGGCAGATGGCCGACCAGGGCTTCACCGAGATCCAGCTGCTCGGCCAGAACGTGAATTCCTATCGCGATCCGGCGGGGAAAAAGTCGTTTGCCGCTTTGCTGGCCGCGGTTGGGGAAGTCCCGGGCATCCGGCGGGTGCGCTTCACCACCTCACACCCGCGCGATTTCACGCCGGAGATCGTGCAGGCTATCGATAGCGTTCCCACACTGTGCGACCACGTGCACCTCCCGGTGCAAAGCGGGTCTTCTCGTGTCCTTCGGCTCATGGCACGGGAGTACACCCGGGAGGAGTACCTGGAGCGGATCGCCTGGATGCGCTCGGCCAAGCGGCCCATCAGCATCACGACTGACGTCATCGTCGGCTTCCCCGGGGAAACCGACGACGACTTCGAGCAGACCATCAGCTTGCTGCACCTGGTCGGTTACGACGGCGCTTTCACCTTCAAGTATTCGCCCCGTCCCAACACGCCGGCGCTCTCGATGGCCGACAGCATCCCCGAAGCGGAGAAGGCGCAGCGCCTGGCGATTTTGAACGACCGGCAGCGCGAGATCCAGAAGGAACGCTACCAGAAGCACCTGGGCGAGACCCTTGAAGTGATGGTTGAAGGTAAGAATGCCCGGGGCCAGGTGGTGGGGCGCACCTCGCAGAACAAGCCGCTGAATTTCACTCACCAGCAACTCATCGATCCGGCGGCGGGAGCCTACGTGCGGGTGCGCGTGACTCAAACTTTTCCCAACAGCCTTGTCGGCGAGATGTTAGGCTAG
- a CDS encoding bifunctional nuclease family protein produces MAEVEMKIRGLMMDPVTNMPIVILKDVSGDAVLPIWVGIYEANAIALEIEKVTTPRPMTHDLIKNLLTGLDARVHKIVVNDLREDTFFAVIWMEQNGKVISVDSRPSDALALALRLDCPIFVEDRVLKTSKLSNAVSDRVSNDELRKWLENLNDEDLGRYKM; encoded by the coding sequence ATGGCCGAAGTCGAAATGAAAATCCGCGGGCTCATGATGGATCCCGTGACCAATATGCCCATCGTCATCCTGAAGGACGTCTCCGGGGACGCCGTGCTGCCCATCTGGGTGGGCATCTACGAGGCCAATGCCATCGCCCTGGAGATCGAGAAGGTCACGACCCCGCGCCCGATGACCCACGACCTGATCAAGAACCTGCTGACCGGGCTGGACGCGCGGGTGCACAAGATCGTGGTCAACGACCTGCGCGAGGACACGTTCTTCGCCGTCATCTGGATGGAGCAGAACGGCAAGGTCATCAGCGTGGATTCGCGGCCTTCCGACGCCCTCGCCTTGGCGCTGCGCCTCGATTGCCCCATCTTCGTGGAGGACCGGGTGCTCAAGACCTCGAAGCTCTCCAACGCGGTCTCCGACCGGGTGTCCAACGACGAGCTGCGCAAATGGCTGGAGAACCTGAACGACGAGGACTTAGGGCGATACAAAATGTAG